A window of bacterium contains these coding sequences:
- a CDS encoding RNA polymerase sigma factor — MNTMQLTFPQVGIAAAKPIVEQEAELLRSARAGDTVACEKIFVTFLKTSKSIAGLLRQHLPNPEDREEMLHEIYLRLISSNNVFRGESRLSTYIFRVARITLFQKFRRENTIKRGRLFRIISDDAPSVADGIQSSPEYTYRMKEIREILSDLIARLPESYAEAIYLRVMEDLSYDEIGMKLSLPSNIVATRIFKGKKILMERLAEIGIISKS, encoded by the coding sequence ATGAATACAATGCAACTTACTTTCCCTCAGGTCGGAATCGCGGCTGCAAAGCCTATTGTGGAACAGGAGGCAGAACTGCTCCGCAGTGCCCGGGCTGGAGATACTGTGGCCTGTGAGAAGATTTTTGTAACTTTCTTGAAGACATCTAAGTCGATCGCCGGTCTCTTGCGTCAGCATCTTCCCAACCCCGAAGACCGTGAGGAAATGCTCCACGAAATCTACCTGCGACTTATCTCAAGCAACAATGTGTTTCGGGGAGAATCGAGACTAAGCACCTACATCTTTCGTGTTGCGCGGATTACGCTCTTTCAAAAATTTCGCCGTGAGAACACTATAAAAAGAGGCAGACTCTTTCGGATCATCTCCGATGATGCTCCTTCCGTTGCGGACGGAATTCAGTCCAGTCCGGAATACACATACCGGATGAAAGAGATTCGCGAAATTCTTTCAGATCTGATCGCAAGACTGCCGGAATCTTACGCTGAGGCTATATATCTCAGGGTGATGGAGGATCTAAGTTACGACGAGATTGGGATGAAACTGAGCCTGCCATCGAACATAGTGGCAACAAGAATATTCAAAGGAAAGAAGATCCTGATGGAACGTCTGGCGGAGATTGGAATTATTTCTAAATCATGA
- a CDS encoding redoxin domain-containing protein: MNSESKMTGDAGRRYRFEHLSLPMVVRDLYFRKVDPGPGERVPEFDLPIVGGGRFKSSDLAETGPALLIFGSSTCPVTDNAAPGLKELYLRFGPHVRFVMVNVREAHPGKAFPQPRTIDAKMRHAERLRKIHGFEFEVAVDDVDGTLHRALGPKPNSAYVLGVDGTILFRAHWANDTKPLAAALDAIVAGKSPGRSQSNGLIKPMLRMLCNIAPALYRAGDGSWGDMWRVAPPLAAFALALKALRVCPFKLNGQQIAPENVER; the protein is encoded by the coding sequence ATGAATAGCGAATCTAAAATGACCGGGGATGCAGGACGGCGCTATCGTTTCGAGCATCTATCACTCCCGATGGTGGTGAGGGACCTCTACTTCCGTAAAGTTGATCCGGGTCCGGGCGAGCGTGTACCGGAGTTCGATCTTCCGATCGTGGGTGGAGGCCGCTTCAAGTCAAGCGATCTTGCCGAGACCGGCCCGGCGTTGCTGATTTTCGGATCCAGCACCTGCCCGGTGACGGATAATGCCGCGCCAGGACTGAAGGAACTTTACCTCCGCTTTGGACCGCATGTCCGATTCGTAATGGTGAACGTACGTGAAGCGCATCCTGGGAAAGCATTTCCGCAACCGCGAACGATCGACGCGAAGATGAGGCACGCGGAGCGGCTTCGCAAGATCCACGGCTTCGAGTTTGAAGTGGCTGTGGATGATGTGGATGGCACTCTGCACCGCGCACTGGGGCCTAAGCCCAACTCCGCTTACGTTTTGGGAGTTGACGGCACGATTCTCTTTCGCGCGCATTGGGCCAATGACACGAAACCATTAGCCGCGGCCCTCGATGCAATAGTAGCCGGCAAATCGCCAGGTCGCTCGCAGAGCAACGGTCTGATCAAACCCATGCTGCGCATGCTTTGCAACATTGCACCCGCACTCTACCGAGCGGGCGACGGCTCATGGGGGGACATGTGGCGTGTGGCACCTCCACTTGCTGCCTTCGCCCTCGCGCTCAAAGCTCTTCGCGTCTGCCCGTTCAAGCTTAACGGCCAGCAGATCGCTCCTGAGAATGTCGAACGATGA
- a CDS encoding carboxymuconolactone decarboxylase family protein gives MNSEYKLTLSPKTIHNAEPRAKALLEKVKAQLGFIPNMYSGMVNSPGLLETYMDGYDRFRKGSDLTPAEQEVVLLTISARNGCDYCVAAHSMIADRMSKVPPQVTEAIRKGQKIPDLKLGALSTFTETIVAKRGLPSKSDVAAFLGAGYEERHMLEIILAIAVKTISNYSNHLFHTPLDEMFASYEWKKSE, from the coding sequence ATGAATAGCGAATACAAACTCACGCTGTCGCCGAAAACTATACACAACGCAGAACCCAGAGCCAAAGCATTACTGGAAAAGGTTAAGGCGCAATTAGGCTTCATTCCGAACATGTATTCGGGCATGGTAAACAGCCCCGGGTTACTTGAGACTTATATGGACGGCTATGATCGATTCCGCAAGGGTTCTGACTTAACCCCGGCTGAGCAGGAGGTAGTGCTTCTAACAATCAGCGCTCGCAATGGCTGCGATTACTGCGTGGCGGCTCACAGCATGATCGCCGACCGAATGTCCAAAGTACCACCTCAAGTGACCGAGGCCATTCGCAAAGGACAGAAGATTCCTGACTTGAAGCTCGGGGCGCTTAGCACCTTCACGGAAACGATAGTAGCCAAACGCGGTTTGCCATCGAAGTCCGATGTAGCGGCCTTTCTAGGCGCAGGCTATGAGGAGCGGCACATGCTGGAGATCATCCTTGCCATCGCGGTGAAAACGATCAGCAACTATTCTAACCACTTATTCCACACACCGCTCGATGAGATGTTCGCCAGCTACGAATGGAAAAAGTCTGAGTGA